A part of Streptococcus porcinus genomic DNA contains:
- a CDS encoding GNAT family N-acetyltransferase, protein MDFWTHLAQLSLIETERLYLRPITYFDSDAFFEFASDPSQLSFIFPAVATRSESDYLLTHAFLRKPLGCWAIAEKNQQDMIGFIKFENIVVSSASAELGYFLSHKYRGRGYMTEVVRHLLAYSFEDLSFKCLKIVTHKENIASQKVAQATSFSLKRAFKGSDRYTHKVRDYLEYQISKGDYHE, encoded by the coding sequence ATGGACTTTTGGACACATTTAGCACAACTATCTCTGATTGAAACTGAACGCTTATATTTACGCCCCATAACCTACTTTGATAGTGACGCTTTTTTTGAATTCGCATCAGATCCTAGTCAGTTATCTTTTATTTTTCCAGCAGTGGCAACCAGGTCAGAAAGTGATTACCTATTAACACATGCTTTTTTGAGAAAACCGCTAGGTTGCTGGGCTATTGCTGAAAAAAATCAGCAAGATATGATTGGTTTTATTAAGTTTGAAAATATTGTAGTTAGCAGTGCATCGGCCGAGCTTGGTTATTTTTTAAGTCACAAGTATCGCGGTCGAGGCTATATGACAGAAGTGGTTAGGCATTTACTTGCCTATTCCTTTGAAGATTTGAGCTTTAAGTGTCTGAAAATTGTAACCCATAAAGAAAATATTGCTAGTCAAAAAGTTGCACAGGCGACATCATTTTCATTAAAACGTGCTTTCAAAGGCAGTGATCGCTATACCCATAAAGTAAGGGACTATCTGGAATACCAAATATCAAAAGGTGACTATCATGAGTAA
- a CDS encoding YihY/virulence factor BrkB family protein: MEKNKNLFTRLMEKWQYEPVQAFMKHFASAEMDLSSIAVAYYLILTVFPLIIIAANIFPYLNIDISDLLNLMKQSLPVDIYKPAASIVTNIFSKPAGSILGMATVAGLWTMSRSLTSLQKAINKAYGASQHRDFLVSHIIGLLISVFILFLLTFVLIFSTFSKAAIQVIDKHYHLSDNITSLFLLLIQPITIVIIFIGIMVLYFLLPNVKIRKIRYILPGTFLTAFVMTFMSNMLANYVVHSVERMVDIKMFGSIMIFIIMLWFIFLARILIFGAICNATYQELDQGKLVGRRGNVASIMERVFGKKKVDKENKDKTKG; this comes from the coding sequence ATGGAAAAGAATAAAAACCTTTTTACCAGATTAATGGAAAAATGGCAGTATGAACCTGTTCAAGCTTTTATGAAACATTTTGCCAGTGCAGAGATGGATTTGTCTTCAATTGCTGTAGCCTATTACCTTATTTTAACGGTTTTTCCTCTCATTATTATTGCAGCTAATATTTTTCCCTATTTAAATATTGATATTTCTGATTTACTAAATTTGATGAAGCAAAGTTTGCCAGTTGATATTTATAAACCAGCTGCATCTATTGTCACTAATATATTTTCAAAGCCTGCTGGTAGTATTTTGGGAATGGCCACCGTAGCTGGTTTATGGACAATGTCACGAAGTTTGACATCCTTGCAAAAGGCTATTAATAAAGCTTATGGGGCCTCCCAGCATCGTGATTTTTTGGTGAGTCATATCATTGGTCTTTTAATCAGTGTTTTTATTCTCTTTCTATTAACATTTGTCTTGATTTTTTCAACCTTTTCAAAGGCAGCTATTCAAGTCATAGACAAACACTATCATTTAAGTGATAATATTACTTCTCTATTTTTACTACTGATTCAACCCATTACCATTGTTATAATTTTTATTGGTATTATGGTTTTGTATTTTCTCCTTCCAAACGTTAAAATACGTAAAATCCGTTACATATTACCCGGTACTTTCTTGACAGCCTTTGTTATGACATTTATGAGTAACATGCTTGCCAACTATGTTGTGCATAGTGTTGAACGAATGGTAGATATCAAAATGTTTGGGTCTATCATGATTTTCATTATCATGCTATGGTTCATCTTTTTAGCTCGGATTTTGATTTTCGGTGCTATCTGTAATGCTACCTATCAAGAATTAGACCAAGGTAAGTTGGTTGGTAGAAGGGGCAATGTGGCTTCTATTATGGAGCGTGTTTTCGGGAAGAAAAAAGTAGATAAAGAAAACAAAGATAAAACTAAAGGTTAG
- the spxR gene encoding CBS-HotDog domain-containing transcription factor SpxR, whose protein sequence is MSKHQEILDYLEKLAIGKRVSVRSISNHLKVSDGTAYRAIKEAENRGIVETKPRSGTVRVERKNRIRIDKLTYTEIARISNSEVLAGHSGLGHEFSKFSIGAMTEKNIGRYLVKGGLLIVGDREEIQLLALKNHNAILVTGGFPISNRVLSTANQLGIPVMVTHYDTFAVATLINHALLNFRIKTDLKTVENSLIPLSDYGRLYETDKIEQFSRLAKETNNVRFPVINQDYQIVGVVSMRDIVGKSGQLTLKEVMSQDPIFVSPNTSLANVGQKMIFEDLNMLPVVDDDARVIGVITRRLAMDNLKNSPSISHHTYSEQIVSELEEYNHYFQLVVEPNMIDSTGNLAQGIISEVLKEITLKVFTRKYQKNIIIEQMMIYFLHAAQIEDQLKIYPKIITENRRSGVLDFEIYVNSQIVAKAVITSKIN, encoded by the coding sequence ATGAGTAAACATCAGGAAATTTTAGACTATTTAGAGAAACTAGCTATTGGTAAACGGGTCAGTGTTCGTAGTATTTCCAATCATTTAAAAGTTAGTGATGGAACTGCTTACCGTGCTATAAAAGAAGCGGAAAATCGTGGTATTGTTGAAACAAAGCCACGAAGTGGGACGGTTAGGGTTGAACGTAAAAATCGGATACGTATTGATAAATTAACTTATACGGAGATCGCTCGTATTAGTAACTCAGAAGTTTTAGCAGGGCATTCTGGCTTGGGACATGAATTTAGTAAGTTTTCAATTGGTGCCATGACTGAAAAAAATATTGGACGTTACTTGGTTAAAGGTGGTCTACTTATTGTCGGGGATCGTGAGGAAATTCAATTATTAGCTTTAAAAAATCATAATGCTATTTTAGTTACGGGTGGTTTTCCAATTTCAAACCGCGTTCTTTCGACAGCTAATCAACTAGGAATTCCTGTTATGGTAACACATTATGATACGTTTGCGGTTGCAACTTTGATAAATCACGCTCTCTTGAATTTTAGAATCAAGACTGATTTGAAAACAGTTGAGAACAGCCTGATCCCATTAAGCGACTATGGTAGGCTTTATGAAACAGATAAGATTGAACAATTTAGTCGTTTAGCTAAGGAAACAAATAATGTCCGTTTCCCTGTTATTAATCAGGATTATCAAATTGTCGGTGTCGTGAGTATGCGTGATATTGTTGGCAAATCAGGACAACTGACACTTAAAGAGGTGATGTCGCAAGATCCGATTTTTGTTTCTCCGAACACGAGCTTAGCCAATGTTGGTCAGAAAATGATTTTTGAAGATCTAAATATGTTACCTGTGGTTGATGATGATGCCCGCGTTATTGGTGTTATTACTCGGCGGTTGGCAATGGATAATCTAAAAAATAGCCCCTCTATTAGTCATCATACCTATAGTGAACAAATAGTATCTGAGCTGGAAGAATACAATCACTATTTCCAACTTGTTGTTGAACCTAATATGATTGATAGTACTGGCAACCTCGCCCAAGGTATTATTTCAGAAGTTTTGAAAGAAATTACACTGAAAGTCTTTACAAGAAAATATCAAAAAAATATCATTATTGAACAAATGATGATATACTTTTTACATGCCGCTCAAATTGAGGATCAATTAAAAATTTATCCTAAAATTATTACTGAAAACCGAAGAAGTGGTGTTCTAGATTTTGAGATCTATGTCAATAGTCAGATAGTTGCTAAAGCGGTTATTACCAGTAAAATTAACTAA
- the aroA gene encoding 3-phosphoshikimate 1-carboxyvinyltransferase encodes MKLKTDSRPLRGCLTMPGDKSISHRAIIFGAIAEGITEIEGLLKSHDVNATISAFRQMGVLIEERGQKVIVHGQGFSGLKTPQNTLEMGNSGTSMRLLCGVIAAQDWTVTLKGDASLSKRPMDRVAVPLELMGAEISGQGYAKQPPITVKGKTHLKAITYHLPVASAQVKSAILLAALQTRGQTKLVEKAITRNHTEEMIRIFGGQIQQSEKEITIKGPQSLRGQKIKVAGDISSAAFWLVAGLIVPGSDIRLENVGINETRTGILDVIKNMGGQVAIENYDSKNQSAHLRVTYSELRGTEISGALIPRLIDELPIIALLATQAKGHTIIKDAAELRLKETNRITVVVDILQKMGAQVEEKADGMIITGGQELVACQADAQMDHRIGMMATIAALLVKKGTMTLKGADAIATSYPNFFADLERLQDD; translated from the coding sequence ATGAAACTCAAAACAGATTCTAGACCTTTACGAGGGTGCTTAACAATGCCTGGTGACAAATCCATTAGTCATCGAGCAATCATTTTTGGAGCAATTGCAGAAGGAATTACAGAGATTGAAGGACTTTTAAAGAGTCATGATGTTAATGCAACTATCTCAGCTTTTCGACAAATGGGAGTTTTAATAGAAGAGAGAGGTCAAAAAGTTATTGTTCATGGACAAGGTTTTTCAGGGCTTAAAACTCCTCAAAATACCCTTGAAATGGGAAATTCAGGGACATCCATGCGACTTTTGTGTGGGGTTATAGCTGCTCAAGATTGGACTGTAACCCTAAAAGGTGATGCTAGTCTGAGCAAGCGACCAATGGATCGCGTTGCTGTTCCGCTAGAATTAATGGGAGCTGAGATTTCAGGCCAAGGCTATGCTAAGCAACCTCCTATTACCGTAAAAGGAAAAACACATCTTAAAGCTATTACTTATCATTTACCCGTGGCTTCAGCACAAGTAAAATCGGCTATTCTGTTAGCAGCCTTACAAACTCGGGGACAAACCAAACTAGTTGAAAAGGCTATTACACGTAATCATACAGAAGAAATGATCAGGATTTTTGGTGGCCAGATTCAACAATCAGAGAAAGAAATAACTATTAAGGGGCCCCAATCCTTAAGAGGACAAAAAATTAAAGTAGCAGGAGACATTTCCAGTGCAGCCTTTTGGCTAGTAGCGGGATTAATTGTACCAGGATCAGATATTAGGCTGGAAAATGTTGGTATTAATGAAACGAGAACCGGTATTTTAGATGTTATCAAAAATATGGGAGGACAAGTCGCTATTGAAAATTACGATAGTAAGAATCAATCAGCTCATCTAAGAGTTACTTATTCTGAATTGAGAGGTACCGAAATTTCAGGAGCTTTAATTCCTCGATTAATAGATGAACTTCCAATTATAGCTCTTTTAGCAACACAGGCAAAGGGACACACGATTATTAAAGACGCTGCCGAACTAAGACTAAAAGAGACTAACAGGATAACAGTTGTTGTTGACATTCTCCAAAAAATGGGTGCACAAGTTGAAGAAAAAGCTGATGGAATGATTATTACAGGTGGTCAAGAGCTAGTAGCTTGTCAAGCAGATGCGCAAATGGATCATCGTATTGGAATGATGGCTACAATTGCTGCTCTGCTCGTAAAAAAAGGGACTATGACTTTAAAAGGAGCAGACGCTATTGCGACTAGTTACCCTAATTTTTTCGCAGATTTAGAAAGATTACAAGATGACTAA
- a CDS encoding mannonate dehydratase, translating to MKMSFRWYGKNDPVSLQEIKAIPGMQGIVTAVYDVPVGQAWPLENILELKKMVEDAGLEITVIESIPVHEDIKQGKANRDELIENYKISIENVGKAGIPVVCYNFMPVFDWTRSDLNHPLPDGSTSLAFLKSDLEGVDPVADDLNLPGWDSSYSKEEMKAIIENYRHNISEEDLWANLEYFIKAIMPTAEAAGVKMAIHPDDPPYGIFGLPRIITGQEAIERFLDIYDSENNGITMCVGSYASDPKNAVIAMTEYALKRNRINFMHTRNVTAGDWGFQETAHLSQAGDIDMNAIIKLLVNYDWQGALRPDHGRRIWGDQTKTPGYGLFDRALGATYFNGLYEANMRAEGKMPDFGIKDKTVGHN from the coding sequence ATGAAAATGTCATTTAGATGGTATGGGAAAAATGATCCTGTATCGCTTCAAGAAATTAAAGCTATTCCAGGAATGCAAGGAATTGTAACGGCTGTTTATGATGTACCAGTTGGTCAGGCTTGGCCCTTGGAAAATATTCTTGAGCTCAAAAAAATGGTAGAAGATGCAGGCCTTGAAATCACAGTTATTGAGTCTATTCCTGTTCATGAAGATATTAAACAGGGTAAAGCTAACCGTGATGAATTGATTGAGAATTATAAGATCTCAATTGAAAATGTTGGTAAAGCTGGAATTCCGGTTGTTTGCTATAATTTTATGCCAGTCTTTGATTGGACACGTTCAGACCTTAATCATCCTCTTCCAGATGGATCTACCTCATTAGCCTTTCTTAAATCTGACTTAGAAGGTGTGGATCCAGTGGCTGATGATTTAAATTTGCCAGGTTGGGATTCTTCTTATTCAAAAGAAGAAATGAAGGCTATTATCGAAAATTATCGTCATAATATTTCGGAAGAAGATTTGTGGGCGAACTTGGAATATTTTATCAAAGCTATTATGCCAACGGCTGAAGCTGCGGGTGTTAAAATGGCCATTCATCCTGATGACCCTCCATACGGTATCTTTGGACTTCCTCGTATTATTACTGGTCAAGAGGCAATTGAACGTTTCCTTGATATTTATGATTCAGAAAATAACGGTATTACCATGTGTGTAGGTTCTTATGCATCAGATCCTAAAAATGCTGTCATTGCGATGACTGAGTATGCTTTAAAACGTAATCGTATCAACTTTATGCATACGCGTAATGTGACTGCTGGTGATTGGGGCTTCCAAGAAACAGCTCATTTATCTCAAGCTGGTGATATTGATATGAATGCTATTATTAAACTGTTGGTCAATTATGATTGGCAGGGAGCTCTTCGTCCAGACCATGGACGCCGTATTTGGGGAGACCAAACCAAAACGCCTGGCTACGGACTCTTTGATCGTGCTCTAGGAGCTACCTATTTTAACGGTTTGTATGAGGCAAATATGAGAGCTGAAGGGAAAATGCCTGATTTTGGAATAAAAGACAAAACAGTCGGTCATAACTAA
- the uxaC gene encoding glucuronate isomerase codes for MVFNDDKFMLKNEAAEKLYIQIKDQPIFDYHCHLDPKEIFEDKVYDNIVDLWLGGDHYKWRLMRANGVSEDDITGSASKLDKFKAFARTIERAYGNPVYHWSAMELKNIFGINEPLTEANAEQMYHQLNEYLVRHQISPRKLIADSKVTFIGTTDSPLDDLKWHQKLAADKTFSTIVAPTFRPDQAFIEHGQFSSFVKDLSQLTGKTITDFKTFVSALEDRVAYFADHGCKASDISFTEIVFESAEQSELDCLLQKGIQNQQVSQHDIRQWQTAVFSELCRLYKTYGFVTQVHFGALRNNHSVLYQKLGADIGIDSMGDQTALAANMNRLLDHLTVTDSLPKMIWYNLNPSYNITVANTLANFQANEAGIKSYLQFGAGWWFADTKLGMISQMDALAEQGMLANFVGMLTDSRSFLSYQRHDYFRRILASYIGQWISQGEVPEDYEALGQMVQDIAYNNAKAYFKN; via the coding sequence GATAAAGTTTATGATAATATTGTTGATTTATGGCTGGGCGGCGACCATTACAAGTGGCGACTGATGCGAGCGAATGGTGTTTCAGAAGATGACATTACAGGCTCTGCCAGCAAATTAGATAAATTTAAAGCATTTGCAAGAACAATCGAAAGAGCTTATGGGAATCCGGTTTATCATTGGTCAGCAATGGAGTTGAAAAACATCTTTGGTATAAATGAACCATTGACTGAAGCAAATGCTGAACAGATGTACCATCAACTAAATGAGTATTTAGTAAGACATCAGATCAGCCCAAGAAAATTAATTGCTGATAGTAAGGTAACTTTTATTGGAACAACGGATAGTCCTCTAGATGATTTGAAATGGCATCAAAAATTAGCTGCTGATAAGACGTTTTCAACCATTGTTGCTCCAACCTTTAGGCCAGATCAAGCATTTATTGAGCATGGGCAATTTTCGAGTTTTGTCAAAGACTTGAGTCAATTGACAGGCAAAACAATTACAGATTTTAAAACATTCGTTAGTGCTTTGGAAGACCGGGTTGCATATTTTGCAGACCATGGTTGTAAAGCAAGTGATATCAGTTTTACGGAAATTGTCTTTGAAAGTGCTGAGCAATCTGAACTTGATTGTTTGCTCCAAAAAGGTATTCAAAATCAGCAAGTAAGTCAACATGACATCCGTCAATGGCAAACAGCTGTTTTTTCAGAGCTATGTCGACTTTATAAAACATATGGCTTTGTGACTCAAGTTCACTTTGGAGCCCTTCGTAATAATCATTCTGTCCTTTATCAAAAACTTGGTGCTGATATTGGAATAGATTCTATGGGGGATCAAACCGCTTTGGCAGCTAATATGAATCGCCTTTTAGATCATTTGACTGTGACTGATAGTTTGCCAAAAATGATTTGGTATAACTTAAATCCAAGTTATAACATTACGGTAGCTAATACACTTGCTAATTTCCAGGCTAATGAAGCTGGGATCAAATCCTACCTTCAATTTGGAGCCGGCTGGTGGTTTGCTGATACGAAGCTTGGTATGATTAGTCAAATGGATGCTTTGGCAGAACAAGGGATGTTAGCTAATTTTGTTGGTATGTTAACAGATTCGCGTAGCTTCTTGTCATATCAACGTCATGATTATTTCAGACGAATACTTGCAAGTTACATTGGTCAATGGATCAGCCAAGGCGAAGTTCCAGAGGATTATGAAGCGCTTGGTCAGATGGTTCAGGATATTGCTTATAACAATGCAAAAGCTTACTTTAAGAACTAA
- a CDS encoding glycoside hydrolase family 3 protein produces MTHLVDLSKKPYNLDQEAIDWVEKTIASMTLDEKIGQLFVNMGSSRTEEYLTQVMTDYKFAAVRYAPGPAADIWEQNYILQTKSKIPMLIAANTESGGNGAVTDGTKIGDEVKIAAANDPKYAYELGRIAGLEASAVGCNASFAPIMDLSRNWRNPIIANRTWGSDVDQVITLSKEYMRGIMEHGIIPFAKHFPGDGIDERDHHLSYASNPMTKAEWMESFGRIYGEMADAGLPGIMAGHIHLPNVEKEMYPERDFDDMLPASLNKVLLDELLRGELGYNGAIVTDASHMVGMTSSMPRRELLPTAIEAGCDLFLFFNDPDEDLAWMKEGYEKGILSDERLHDALRRTLGLKARLGLHKYDNCREQIMLSKEEAMALINTEEAKGISDQIADAAITLVKDKQKDIFPVTPERYKRILIVEVDGYKGGFGALINSGKKRASDTLKELLKNAGHEVSIWENTEERIKKLPESEQAAAIQNVYASKRPISAITDNYDLIINLVDVNSGGTTQRIIWPAAKGTPDQPFYVHEIPTIVVSVQHPFALADMPQVGTYINAYDGMPNTMAALFEKLSGKSEFKGVSPVDAYCGLIDTHIWRQK; encoded by the coding sequence ATGACACATTTAGTAGATTTAAGTAAAAAACCATACAATCTTGATCAGGAAGCTATTGATTGGGTCGAAAAGACCATCGCTTCGATGACGCTTGATGAAAAGATTGGACAGTTATTTGTTAATATGGGAAGTAGTCGCACAGAAGAGTATTTAACGCAGGTTATGACAGACTACAAATTTGCTGCTGTCCGTTATGCACCAGGTCCTGCAGCAGATATTTGGGAACAAAATTACATTTTACAAACCAAATCAAAAATCCCAATGCTTATTGCTGCTAATACAGAATCAGGTGGTAATGGTGCGGTAACTGATGGTACTAAAATTGGCGATGAGGTAAAAATTGCTGCCGCAAACGATCCTAAATATGCTTATGAATTAGGACGGATTGCAGGATTAGAAGCTTCAGCAGTAGGCTGTAATGCTTCATTTGCACCAATTATGGATTTGAGTCGTAACTGGCGTAACCCCATTATTGCTAATCGCACTTGGGGCAGTGATGTTGACCAAGTGATTACTTTATCAAAAGAATATATGCGCGGCATTATGGAACATGGCATTATACCATTTGCAAAACATTTTCCAGGAGATGGAATTGATGAGCGTGATCATCATTTATCTTATGCTTCAAATCCCATGACTAAAGCAGAATGGATGGAAAGCTTTGGCCGGATTTATGGAGAAATGGCTGATGCAGGCTTACCAGGAATTATGGCTGGTCACATTCATTTACCTAATGTTGAAAAAGAAATGTATCCAGAGCGGGACTTTGATGACATGCTTCCAGCTTCCTTAAATAAAGTGTTATTGGATGAATTATTACGAGGTGAACTTGGTTATAACGGTGCTATCGTAACAGATGCATCGCATATGGTAGGTATGACATCGTCAATGCCACGTCGTGAGCTTTTACCTACTGCGATTGAAGCAGGCTGTGATCTCTTTTTATTCTTTAATGATCCTGATGAAGATTTAGCATGGATGAAAGAAGGATATGAAAAAGGTATCCTTTCTGATGAGCGTCTTCACGATGCGTTGCGTCGGACATTAGGATTAAAAGCGCGCTTGGGTCTACACAAGTACGACAATTGTCGTGAGCAAATCATGCTTTCTAAGGAAGAAGCAATGGCTTTAATCAATACAGAAGAAGCAAAAGGTATTTCTGATCAGATTGCTGATGCAGCAATTACGCTTGTTAAAGATAAGCAAAAGGATATTTTTCCAGTTACCCCAGAACGTTATAAACGTATTTTAATAGTAGAAGTAGATGGCTATAAAGGCGGTTTTGGAGCTCTTATTAATTCTGGTAAAAAACGTGCTTCCGATACCTTGAAAGAGCTGCTAAAGAATGCTGGACACGAAGTTTCTATTTGGGAAAATACAGAAGAACGGATTAAGAAATTACCCGAATCAGAACAAGCAGCAGCTATCCAAAATGTTTATGCTTCAAAACGTCCAATTTCAGCTATAACAGATAATTATGACTTAATTATTAATCTTGTAGACGTCAATTCTGGAGGAACAACCCAACGTATCATTTGGCCAGCTGCCAAAGGCACACCAGATCAGCCGTTTTACGTTCATGAAATTCCGACCATTGTTGTTTCTGTACAGCACCCATTTGCATTAGCTGATATGCCTCAAGTGGGAACTTATATTAATGCTTATGATGGTATGCCAAATACAATGGCTGCTTTATTTGAAAAACTGTCTGGGAAATCAGAATTTAAAGGTGTCTCACCTGTGGATGCTTATTGTGGCCTTATTGATACGCATATTTGGCGACAAAAGTAA
- a CDS encoding SDR family oxidoreductase: protein MSRVIDFNNKVVVVTGAGGVLCGFMAKEFAKAGAKVALLDLNQDAAQKFVDEIEAEGGTAKAYKTNVLSKENLEEVRQAILNDLGPTDILVNGAGGNSPKATTDNEFHELDLPSETKSFFDLDEAGISFVFNLNYLGTLLPTQVFAQDMVGRPGANIINISSMNAFTPLTKIPAYSGAKAAISNFTQWLAVHFSKVGIRCNAIAPGFLVTNQNRGLLFSEDGQPTARAEKILNNTPMGRFGEAEELIGGLFFLADEKSASFVNGVVLPIDGGFAAYSGV from the coding sequence ATGTCTAGAGTAATTGATTTTAATAATAAAGTTGTAGTTGTTACAGGTGCAGGTGGTGTCCTTTGTGGTTTCATGGCTAAAGAGTTTGCCAAAGCTGGTGCTAAAGTTGCCCTTTTAGATTTAAATCAAGATGCAGCACAAAAATTTGTTGATGAGATTGAAGCAGAAGGTGGTACTGCAAAAGCTTATAAGACGAATGTACTTTCAAAAGAAAACTTAGAGGAAGTTCGTCAAGCAATCCTTAATGATTTAGGTCCGACAGATATTCTTGTCAATGGTGCAGGTGGAAACAGTCCTAAAGCAACAACTGATAATGAATTTCATGAATTGGATTTACCATCTGAAACAAAATCATTCTTTGATTTAGATGAAGCGGGAATCAGTTTTGTTTTCAACTTAAACTACCTAGGAACTCTTCTTCCAACGCAAGTTTTTGCTCAGGATATGGTTGGTCGCCCTGGTGCTAATATTATTAATATTTCATCAATGAATGCTTTCACACCTCTAACAAAAATTCCAGCTTATTCAGGAGCTAAAGCAGCTATTAGCAATTTTACGCAATGGTTAGCTGTTCACTTCTCTAAGGTTGGTATCCGTTGCAATGCTATCGCTCCGGGTTTCCTAGTTACTAATCAAAACCGTGGCTTACTCTTCTCTGAGGATGGTCAACCAACAGCACGTGCTGAGAAAATCCTTAATAATACACCAATGGGACGATTTGGAGAGGCTGAAGAACTTATTGGTGGCCTTTTCTTCCTAGCTGATGAGAAATCAGCAAGTTTCGTTAATGGAGTTGTGTTGCCAATTGATGGTGGCTTTGCTGCTTACTCTGGTGTTTAA
- a CDS encoding HAD family hydrolase — MTSKKQKYIFCVDSDGCAMDTMTYKHQLFFGPLAADIFEVTDKEVFLQEWDRINLFSKTRGVNRFVGLVMGLEFAGVSDIAALKNWVETTKSLSNQSLEIEIAKEGSQDLIKALQWSNEVNAQIKSYEGQALAFQGAKDALEKLHQVGEVFVVSSANKEAVEEEWKDQGLMSYVTELYCQDRGKKEDVIAQLITKGYDKSKILMIGDSPGDLAAAEINDVSFYPILVGQEKSSWIALKEKIADTFISPGLDNLELAQLKEKFWKNLQ; from the coding sequence ATGACAAGTAAAAAGCAAAAGTATATCTTTTGCGTAGATTCAGATGGTTGTGCTATGGATACCATGACCTATAAACACCAGTTGTTTTTTGGCCCTTTAGCTGCAGACATTTTTGAAGTTACTGACAAAGAAGTTTTTTTGCAGGAATGGGATCGCATTAATCTCTTTTCTAAAACGAGAGGGGTAAATCGATTCGTTGGTTTGGTGATGGGATTGGAATTTGCTGGGGTTTCTGATATTGCGGCTTTAAAAAATTGGGTTGAGACAACAAAGTCATTGTCAAATCAATCTTTAGAAATCGAGATTGCTAAAGAAGGTAGTCAAGATTTAATAAAAGCCTTACAATGGTCAAATGAAGTCAATGCCCAGATTAAAAGTTATGAAGGTCAAGCTTTAGCCTTCCAAGGCGCTAAAGACGCTCTCGAAAAATTGCACCAGGTTGGGGAAGTCTTTGTTGTTAGCTCAGCTAACAAAGAAGCTGTAGAAGAAGAATGGAAGGATCAAGGGCTTATGTCCTATGTTACTGAGCTTTATTGTCAAGATCGTGGGAAGAAAGAAGATGTTATTGCTCAACTTATAACTAAGGGCTATGACAAATCAAAGATTCTAATGATTGGCGATTCTCCAGGTGATTTGGCTGCCGCAGAAATAAACGATGTCTCATTTTATCCGATTTTAGTCGGTCAAGAAAAATCTTCTTGGATAGCGCTGAAAGAAAAAATTGCGGATACCTTTATTAGCCCAGGTTTAGATAACCTTGAATTAGCACAGTTAAAAGAGAAGTTCTGGAAAAATCTACAATAA
- a CDS encoding methionyl aminopeptidase, producing MITLKSAREIEAMDIAGDFLASIHIGLRQIIKPGVDMWEVEEYVRKRCKEENVLPLQIGVDGHMMDYPYATCCSLNDEVAHAFPRHYILKDGDLLKVDMVLSMPLDKTVIDVASLDFNNVAQMKTVTQPYNGGLADSCWAYAVGKPSEEVQQLMDVTKEAMYIGIEKAQVGNRIGDIGAAIQAYAESHGYGVVRDLVGHGVGPTMHEEPMVPNFGTAGRGLRLKEGMVLTIEPMINTGTWEIDTDMKTGWAHKTLDGGLSCQYEHQFVITKDGPVILTSQGEERTY from the coding sequence ATGATAACATTAAAATCTGCACGAGAAATCGAGGCAATGGACATTGCGGGCGATTTCTTAGCAAGTATACATATTGGCCTACGGCAAATCATTAAACCTGGTGTTGATATGTGGGAAGTTGAAGAATATGTCCGCAAACGCTGTAAAGAAGAAAATGTTCTGCCTTTACAGATTGGCGTTGATGGTCATATGATGGATTATCCCTACGCAACCTGTTGTTCTCTAAATGATGAAGTAGCTCACGCTTTTCCAAGACACTATATTTTAAAAGATGGTGATTTGCTCAAAGTTGATATGGTGCTTAGTATGCCTCTGGACAAAACAGTTATTGATGTGGCATCACTAGACTTTAATAATGTTGCTCAAATGAAAACAGTGACTCAGCCTTATAATGGCGGTTTAGCAGACTCGTGTTGGGCGTATGCTGTGGGTAAACCATCCGAAGAAGTCCAACAATTAATGGATGTCACAAAAGAAGCTATGTATATTGGCATTGAAAAGGCTCAAGTTGGTAATCGTATTGGTGATATAGGAGCTGCTATCCAAGCTTATGCTGAAAGTCATGGTTATGGTGTTGTCCGTGATTTAGTAGGACATGGTGTAGGACCAACGATGCATGAAGAACCAATGGTACCAAATTTTGGTACGGCTGGGCGTGGTTTACGCTTAAAAGAAGGTATGGTACTAACTATAGAACCAATGATTAATACAGGTACCTGGGAAATTGATACAGATATGAAAACTGGTTGGGCTCATAAAACCTTAGACGGAGGTCTATCTTGTCAATATGAACATCAATTTGTTATTACCAAAGATGGCCCGGTTATCCTAACTAGCCAAGGAGAAGAAAGAACCTACTAA